A stretch of the Streptomyces sp. NBC_00078 genome encodes the following:
- a CDS encoding HAD family hydrolase, translating to MERAAVFDVDGTLVDTNHLHVVTWWEAFRQAGHTVPMHAIHRAVGLGSDDLVAHLLGDDRDTDQDAELSAAHKALYGQYFARLPALQDAGRLLRRLDHDGWTVVLATSAGGPELSALRRAISADDAITATASADDVEEGKPAPEPVEHALKLAGVPADRAVFVGDTVWDMQAGSRAGVHCVGVLCGGIPRADLEEAGARTVYDGPAHLLANLADSPLRQR from the coding sequence ATGGAACGGGCGGCCGTGTTCGATGTCGACGGGACCCTCGTCGACACCAACCACCTCCACGTGGTGACCTGGTGGGAGGCATTCCGCCAGGCGGGCCACACAGTGCCGATGCACGCCATCCACCGGGCCGTCGGGCTCGGCTCCGACGATCTCGTCGCCCATCTGCTCGGCGACGACCGCGACACGGACCAGGACGCCGAACTCAGTGCCGCGCACAAGGCGTTGTACGGCCAGTACTTCGCGCGGCTGCCCGCGTTGCAGGACGCCGGGCGGCTGCTGCGGCGCCTCGACCACGACGGCTGGACGGTGGTTCTCGCCACGTCCGCCGGCGGCCCCGAGCTGTCCGCGCTGCGCCGCGCCATCTCCGCCGACGACGCGATCACCGCCACCGCGAGCGCCGACGACGTCGAGGAGGGCAAACCGGCGCCCGAACCCGTCGAGCACGCCCTGAAGTTGGCCGGCGTGCCCGCGGACCGGGCGGTCTTCGTCGGCGACACGGTGTGGGACATGCAGGCGGGCAGCCGGGCGGGGGTGCACTGCGTGGGAGTGCTGTGCGGCGGGATTCCGCGCGCGGACCTGGAGGAGGCCGGGGCTCGGACCGTGTACGACGGCCCCGCGCACCTCCTGGCGAACCTGGCGGACAGTCCCCTGCGGCAGCGGTGA
- a CDS encoding PHP domain-containing protein — translation MDPLDVLDRIAFLLERSLAPTYRVRAFRTAARVLKTLPGDEVRERAADGSLESLKGIGPKTAQVVREALAGQVPGYLQKLEGEAAAPHTGGGEGLRALLRGDCHLHSDWSDGGSPIEEMGRAAAALGHEWAALTDHSPRLAVARGLSPERLREQLDVVTELNAAWAPFRLLTGIECDILDDGSLDQEPELLERLDVVVVSVHSKLRMDARSMSRRMVAAVRDPHSDVLGHCTGRLVTGRGRPESEFDADAVFAACAETGTALEINSRPERLDPPLRLLRRAVDAGVLFSVDTDAHAPGQLDWQILGCARAEECGVPAERVVNTWALDDLLAWTRQRRTPAGVARP, via the coding sequence ATGGATCCCCTCGACGTACTGGACCGGATCGCCTTCCTCCTGGAGCGGTCGCTGGCGCCGACGTACCGTGTCCGCGCGTTCCGCACGGCGGCGCGCGTCCTGAAGACGCTGCCCGGGGACGAGGTGCGCGAGCGGGCGGCCGACGGGTCGCTGGAGTCGCTCAAGGGCATCGGCCCGAAGACGGCGCAGGTGGTGCGGGAGGCGCTGGCCGGGCAGGTGCCGGGCTATCTGCAGAAGCTGGAGGGCGAGGCCGCGGCACCGCACACCGGGGGCGGTGAAGGCCTGCGGGCGCTGTTGCGGGGGGACTGCCATCTGCACTCCGACTGGTCCGACGGGGGCAGTCCGATCGAGGAGATGGGCCGGGCCGCGGCGGCACTCGGACACGAATGGGCGGCTCTGACCGACCACTCACCGCGGCTGGCCGTCGCACGCGGCCTCTCGCCCGAGCGGCTGCGCGAGCAGCTCGACGTGGTGACGGAGCTGAACGCGGCCTGGGCGCCGTTCCGGCTGCTCACCGGCATCGAGTGCGACATCCTCGACGACGGTTCCCTCGACCAGGAGCCGGAGCTGCTGGAGCGGCTCGACGTCGTGGTGGTGTCCGTGCACTCCAAGCTGCGCATGGACGCCCGCTCGATGAGCCGCCGCATGGTGGCCGCCGTACGCGATCCGCACTCGGACGTCCTCGGGCACTGCACCGGGCGGCTGGTGACCGGGCGGGGGCGGCCCGAGTCGGAGTTCGACGCGGACGCGGTGTTCGCCGCGTGCGCCGAGACCGGCACGGCCCTGGAGATCAACAGCCGCCCGGAGCGGCTCGACCCGCCGCTGCGGCTGCTGCGCCGGGCAGTGGACGCGGGAGTCCTGTTCTCGGTCGACACCGACGCGCACGCGCCCGGACAGCTGGACTGGCAGATCCTCGGCTGCGCCCGGGCGGAGGAGTGCGGGGTACCCGCCGAACGGGTGGTGAACACCTGGGCCCTGGACGACCTGCTGGCCTGGACCCGACAGCGGCGTACACCGGCGGGAGTGGCGCGTCCCTGA
- a CDS encoding RICIN domain-containing protein, with protein sequence MASPRLLRRCLLATLSAVLVATAATGAAHAGPPAPVAASVTFADSFDGPSGAAVDSSKWQTETGDNVNNHERQYYTSGNKNAALDGQGHLVITARRENPANYQCWYGTCQYTSARLNTSGKFNAQYGHVEARMKIPRGQGMWPAFWMLGTPVNWPDSGEIDVMENVGFEPSTVHGTIHGPGYSGSGGIGAAYSLPNGQAFADAFHTFAVDWAPDSITWLVDGNVYQRRTPADLGGRTWVFDKPFFLILNLAVGGYWPGDPDGSTAFPQQLVVDSVSVTTGDTATGAAIRGPGGKCVDVAGANPANGTPVQLYDCNGSAAQQWTAGSDGTLRALGKCLDVTGNGTADGATAQLWDCTGGPNQKWTVTGAHDIVNPQADKCLDATGNSAANGTRLQLWTCTGGANQKWTLG encoded by the coding sequence GTGGCCTCTCCACGCCTGCTGCGCAGATGTCTGCTCGCCACCCTGTCCGCCGTACTGGTCGCGACCGCCGCGACCGGTGCGGCGCACGCCGGTCCACCGGCGCCAGTTGCCGCCTCGGTGACGTTCGCCGACAGTTTCGACGGCCCCTCGGGTGCCGCGGTCGACTCCTCGAAGTGGCAGACCGAGACCGGCGACAACGTCAACAACCACGAGCGGCAGTACTACACCTCGGGCAACAAGAACGCGGCCCTGGACGGCCAGGGCCACCTGGTGATCACCGCCCGGCGCGAGAATCCGGCCAACTACCAGTGCTGGTACGGCACCTGTCAGTACACCTCGGCGCGCCTGAACACCTCGGGGAAGTTCAACGCCCAGTACGGGCACGTCGAGGCGCGGATGAAGATCCCGCGCGGGCAGGGCATGTGGCCCGCGTTCTGGATGCTGGGCACACCCGTCAACTGGCCGGACTCCGGCGAGATCGACGTGATGGAGAACGTCGGCTTCGAGCCGTCCACCGTGCACGGCACGATCCACGGGCCCGGCTACTCGGGCTCGGGCGGCATCGGCGCGGCGTACTCGCTGCCGAACGGCCAGGCGTTCGCCGACGCCTTCCACACCTTCGCCGTCGACTGGGCGCCCGACTCGATCACCTGGCTGGTGGACGGCAACGTCTACCAGCGGCGCACACCGGCCGACCTGGGCGGGCGGACCTGGGTCTTCGACAAGCCGTTCTTCCTGATCCTGAACCTGGCGGTGGGCGGCTACTGGCCCGGCGACCCGGACGGCTCCACCGCCTTCCCGCAGCAGCTGGTGGTGGACTCGGTCTCGGTGACGACCGGCGACACGGCCACGGGCGCGGCGATCAGGGGCCCGGGCGGCAAGTGCGTCGACGTCGCCGGGGCGAACCCGGCCAACGGCACACCGGTACAGCTCTACGACTGCAACGGCAGCGCGGCCCAGCAGTGGACCGCCGGCTCGGACGGCACACTCCGCGCGCTCGGCAAGTGCCTGGACGTCACCGGCAACGGCACGGCGGACGGGGCGACCGCGCAGCTGTGGGACTGCACGGGTGGCCCGAACCAGAAATGGACGGTCACCGGGGCCCACGACATCGTCAATCCGCAGGCCGACAAGTGCCTCGACGCGACCGGGAACAGCGCGGCCAACGGCACTCGGCTGCAGCTGTGGACCTGCACGGGCGGCGCCAACCAGAAGTGGACGCTCGGCTGA
- a CDS encoding VanZ family protein: MPLPLRLLAMLCAFGVMVAFAVVLARLTLEPSPASVSLTHTNLHPGRSLKAYLDQPALRDAVKQIGGNILLGVPFGVLVPVLAPRARGLLRVLTLTAVVMLLVEFAQGALITGRAFDIDDVILNTTGALIGYVLLGRRMGRAVHARERLPRGAAKRTKGA, translated from the coding sequence CTGCCCCTGCCACTGCGTCTGCTGGCGATGCTGTGCGCCTTCGGGGTCATGGTGGCGTTCGCCGTGGTACTGGCCCGGCTCACCCTGGAGCCGTCCCCCGCGTCGGTCTCACTGACGCACACGAACCTGCATCCGGGGCGCTCGCTCAAGGCCTATCTGGATCAGCCGGCGCTGCGGGACGCGGTGAAGCAGATCGGCGGCAACATCCTGCTGGGGGTGCCCTTCGGTGTCCTCGTCCCGGTGCTCGCACCGCGGGCCCGCGGGCTGCTGCGGGTGCTCACACTGACCGCGGTGGTGATGCTGCTGGTGGAGTTCGCGCAGGGCGCCCTGATCACCGGGCGTGCCTTCGACATCGACGACGTCATCCTCAACACGACCGGTGCGCTGATCGGTTACGTCCTGCTGGGCCGGCGGATGGGACGGGCGGTGCACGCCCGGGAGCGGCTGCCGCGGGGGGCGGCCAAACGGACGAAGGGCGCGTAG
- a CDS encoding MrpF/PhaF family protein: MNGWTLAATVGLGGGLGTALWGVATGPLRRRVVAQNLSTALASSGMLLLAQGYHRPSYVDLGLVLALLGPVGTLVFARLLADELAEDPPRAWGPTWTVAGLGAVTVTALCVATGPSRAMAKLLVIGALLISGNLVASRALSGGVRGVRRG; the protein is encoded by the coding sequence GTGAACGGCTGGACACTCGCCGCGACCGTCGGCCTCGGCGGCGGCCTGGGAACGGCCCTGTGGGGTGTGGCGACCGGGCCGCTGCGGCGCCGGGTCGTGGCCCAGAACCTGTCCACCGCCCTCGCCTCCTCGGGCATGCTGCTCCTCGCGCAGGGCTATCACCGCCCCTCCTACGTCGACCTCGGCCTCGTCCTCGCCCTGCTCGGCCCCGTCGGCACACTCGTCTTCGCCCGGCTGCTCGCCGACGAACTGGCCGAGGACCCGCCGCGCGCCTGGGGACCGACCTGGACGGTCGCCGGCCTCGGAGCGGTGACGGTGACCGCGCTGTGCGTGGCCACGGGCCCCAGCCGCGCCATGGCCAAGCTGCTGGTGATCGGCGCCTTGCTGATCAGCGGAAACCTCGTCGCCTCGCGCGCCCTGTCCGGCGGAGTCAGGGGGGTTCGCCGTGGCTGA
- a CDS encoding hydrogenase subunit MbhD domain-containing protein — protein sequence MADAVIVVALLLVASCATVAVATRDPTRQALVLAVLGVVLAVLFTVLQAPDVGLSQLAVGSALTPLLLMLTVRKVRHPMSFGVKRQGCGRGATRRSLRRRGFGS from the coding sequence GTGGCTGACGCGGTGATCGTCGTCGCGCTGCTGCTGGTCGCCTCCTGCGCGACCGTGGCCGTAGCGACCCGCGACCCCACCCGCCAGGCCCTCGTCCTGGCCGTCCTGGGCGTCGTCCTCGCCGTGCTGTTCACCGTGCTCCAGGCACCCGACGTGGGCCTGTCCCAGCTGGCCGTCGGCTCCGCGCTGACGCCGCTGCTGCTGATGCTCACCGTCCGCAAGGTCAGACACCCCATGTCGTTTGGTGTCAAGCGGCAGGGGTGTGGGCGTGGTGCGACCAGGCGGTCGCTTCGTCGTAGAGGGTTCGGGTCTTGA
- a CDS encoding IS110 family transposase, which produces MLLIGDDWAEDHHDVEVQDEAGRKLAAARLPEGVEGIAKLHELLAKHGGEGLDAADVVVGIETDRGSWVQALIASGYQVYAINPRQVARFKERYASSGAKSDRGDAHALADMVRIDRAQLRPVAGDSEQAQAVKVVARAHQTLIWERVRTFQRLRSTLREYFPAALAAYADLTLTSTDALELLIKAPTPAAGAKLTRAQITAVLARARRRNRDAKAATIQAALRERQLGLPEPVTTAYAATVTAHAKLLIALNEQIADLEGQVRAHFLKHPDAEIYLSMPGIAEITGARVLAEFGDDPTRYASAKARKNYAGTSPITRASGKSHTVQARYVRNNRLADALQTQAFSALRASPGARHYYDKQRAREAGYNPALRQLGNRLVGILHGCLKTRTLYDEATAWSHHAHTPAA; this is translated from the coding sequence TTGCTGCTGATCGGCGATGACTGGGCCGAAGACCACCACGACGTCGAGGTCCAGGACGAGGCAGGCCGAAAACTCGCCGCGGCGAGGCTGCCCGAGGGCGTGGAGGGAATCGCGAAGCTGCACGAGCTCCTGGCCAAGCACGGCGGCGAGGGCCTGGATGCCGCCGACGTGGTGGTGGGGATCGAGACCGACCGCGGCTCCTGGGTGCAGGCCCTGATCGCCTCCGGCTACCAGGTCTATGCCATCAACCCGCGGCAGGTCGCCCGGTTCAAGGAACGCTATGCCTCCTCCGGCGCCAAGAGCGACAGGGGCGACGCGCACGCGCTGGCGGACATGGTCCGCATCGACCGGGCCCAGCTGCGGCCGGTGGCCGGGGACAGCGAGCAGGCGCAGGCCGTCAAGGTCGTCGCCCGCGCCCACCAGACCTTGATCTGGGAACGCGTTCGCACGTTCCAGCGGCTGCGCAGCACGCTGCGCGAGTACTTCCCCGCCGCCCTGGCCGCCTACGCGGACCTCACACTGACCAGCACGGACGCCCTGGAACTGCTGATCAAGGCCCCTACCCCGGCGGCCGGGGCGAAGTTGACCCGTGCCCAGATCACCGCCGTTCTGGCCCGTGCCCGCCGGCGCAACCGGGACGCGAAAGCGGCCACGATCCAGGCCGCGCTGCGCGAACGGCAGCTGGGCCTGCCCGAGCCGGTCACGACCGCCTACGCGGCCACCGTCACCGCTCACGCGAAGCTGCTGATCGCCCTGAACGAGCAGATAGCCGACCTGGAAGGGCAGGTGAGGGCCCATTTTCTCAAGCACCCAGACGCTGAGATCTACCTCTCGATGCCCGGCATCGCGGAGATCACCGGCGCCCGGGTGCTCGCCGAGTTCGGGGACGACCCCACCCGCTACGCGTCCGCCAAAGCCCGCAAGAACTACGCCGGCACCAGCCCCATCACCCGGGCCTCCGGCAAGAGCCATACCGTCCAGGCCCGATACGTCCGCAACAACCGGCTCGCCGATGCGTTGCAGACCCAGGCGTTCTCCGCCCTGCGCGCCTCGCCCGGCGCCCGCCACTACTACGACAAACAACGCGCCCGCGAGGCCGGTTACAACCCGGCCCTGCGGCAGCTCGGCAACCGCCTCGTCGGCATCCTCCACGGATGCCTCAAGACCCGAACCCTCTACGACGAAGCGACCGCCTGGTCGCACCACGCCCACACCCCTGCCGCTTGA